AGACGCGCAGCGTCGTCGCCAAGTATGCGAGCGGCTCGGGCGAGCTTACCGTCTGGTACACGACCCAGAACCCGCACATTGCGCGGTTTCTGATGTCGGTCGTGACCGGCATTCCTGAGCACAAGATCCGCGTGGTGGCGCCCGAAGTGGGCGGCGGGTTCGGCAGCAAGATCCCGTTCTACCCCGACGAGGCGATCGTGGCCTTCTGCGCCAAGGCGACGGGGCGCCCCGTGAAGTGGACCGAGGAGCGCCGCGAAAACTACTTGGCAACGATCCACGGACGCGATCACATCACCGACCTCGAGATCGCGGCACGGCGCGACGGCACGCTGCTCGGGCTCCGCGGCAAGACGTGGGCCAATCTCGGCGCGTACCTCTCCACGGCGGCGCCGGGTGTGCCGACGATCCTCCACGGGCTCATGCTGACCGGGTGCTACACGATCCCGAATCTCGAGTACCAAGTCGTGGGGGTCTTCACCAACACGACGCCGGTGGACGCGTACCGCGGCGCCGGCCGGCCGGAAGCCACCTACCTCATCGAACGGATGACGGACCTCGTCGCGGCGAAACTCGGCGCCGACCCCGCGGCGCTGCGGCGCAAGAATTTCATCCGCGCCGACCAGTTTCCGTACACGACCGTCGAGGGCCTGAGCTACGACAGCGGCAACTACGCCCCCGCGCTCGACAAGGCGCTCGAGTTGATCGACTACACACGCCTGCGCGACGTGCAGAAGCAGGGGCCGAAGGACAACCGGTACCTCGGCCTCGGGCTCAGCACCTACACCGAGATCTGCGGCATGGGCCCGTCCGCGGTCGTCGGCTCGACGGGGTTCCAGGGCGGCCTGTGGGAAAGCGCCACGCTCCGGCTTCACCCCACCGGGAAGGCGACCGTTTACACCGGTACGTCGCCGCACGGCCAGGGCGAAGAGACCACGTTCGCGCAGATCGTCGGGGACCAGCTGGGCCTCCCCGTGGAGGACATCGACGTGATCCACGGCGACACCGCCGCGGTCTCGATGGGCTGGGGCACCTACGGCAGCCGGACGACCGTGGTCGGCGGCGGCGCGATCGCCATCGCGGCGCAGCGCGTGCGTGATAAGGCCGCCAAGATCGCGGCGCACCTGCTGGAAGCGGCGGAAGGGGACCTCGTCTTCGAGGGCGGGCGGTTCTCGGTACGGGGGAGTCCCGACCGCGCGAAGACGATTCAGGACGTGGCGCTGCAGGCGCACCTCGCGTGGAACCTGCCGTCCGGGGTCGAGCCGAACCTGGAAGCCTCGGCCGCGTACGATCCGCCGAACTTCACGTTTCCGTTCGGCACGCACGCCGCGGCCGTCAAGGTCGACGCCGACACCGGCGAGGTGGAGTTGCGGCGCTACGTCGCGGTGGACGACTGCGGCCGCGTGATCAACCCGCTGATCGTGGACGGCCAGGTGCACGGGGGCATCGTGCAGGGCGTCGCGCAGGCGCTGCACGAAGGCGCGGCCTACGACGCGAACGGTCAGCTGCTCTCCGATTCCATGGTCCAGTACGCGGTGCCCCGGGCGCGGATGTTCCCGCGCTTCGTGACCGGCCGCACGGAAACGCCGTCGCCGCACAACCCGATCGGGGTGAAGGGCGTCGGGGAGACCGGCACGATCGCGAGCACCCCCGCGATCGTAAACGCGGTCATGGATGCGCTCAAGTCGTTCGGCGTCACCCACATCGATATGCCGCTCACGCCCGAGCGGATCTGGGCCGCGATTCACAAGCAGTCCCACAAGAAGGCGGAGGTGAAGGACCGATGATTCCCGCGCCGTTCGAGTACCACGCGCCGACCACTGTGAAGGAGGCGATCGGCCTCCTGGAGCGGCACGGCGACGACGCCAAGCTTCTGGCCGGCGGCCACAGCCTGCTGCCGATCATGAAGTTCCGGCTCGCCCAGCCGAAGGTGGTCGTGGACATCGGCCGCATCGGCGGGCTCGACAAGATCGCGGCCAAGGGCTCGGCGATCACGATCGGCGCGTTGGTGACCCACGACGCCGTCGAGATGAGCGAGGCGCTGCAGAAGCAGTGCCCGCTGCTGCCGGAGACCGCGTCGGTTATCGGCGACATGCAGGTGCGCAACCGGGGGACTATCGGCGGCAGCCTCGCGCACGCCGATCCCGCGGCCGATTATCCCGGCGCGATCCTCGCGCTCGGCGCGGAGATCGTCGCGACCGGACCGAAAGGCGACCGCACCATTCCGGCCAAGGACTTTTTCGTCGAGATGCTGACCACGGCGCTCACGCCGACGGAGATCATTACCGAGGTGCGCGTGCCGGCGACCGGCAAGTCCGTCGCCTACCTCAAGCATCCGCATCCGGCGAGCGGCTATGCCGTCGTCGGGGTTGCCGTCGTGCTGCAGATGAGCGGCGGCACGTGCGAGAAGATCGCCGTCGGCATCAACGGCGTCGCCGGGAAGGCGTACCGCGCGGCCGCCGTCGAGAAAGCGCTTACCGGCAAGACGCTCGACGAAAAGACCGTCGCCGGCGCGGCGTCCCACGCGGCGGACGGCGCCGACGTGCAGTCCGACCTCTACGCGTCGAGCGAGTTCCGCGCGCACCTGGCGACGGTCTACACGAAGCGGGCGATCCTCAAGGCGGCGTCGCGCGCCTGATCGCCGGCACGTCCGAAAGATCGCCTCGCGGGGGCATCATCCGGCCAGGATGACGCCCCCGCAGTGTTATAATGAGGGACGCTCGAGGGCCGGTGCATGCCGCCGGCCGGTCCCGAGCCATCGGGGAGGGGTGCGAGAGCTTGGCCGAATCGGCACGCCTGGAGAGCGTGTAGGCGGGCAACCGCCTCGTGGGTTCAAATCCCACCCCCTCCGCCACCGCCCGGTACAGGCCGAACGCCCTCGGCGCAGTTAATCGGAGGCCGCAGATGACAGGTCGCGATACCCGCCGCAGCATCCTCGACTTTCTCAAGACGCTGGTCGTCGCGTTCGTGCTTGCGCAGTTCGTGATGATCTCTGT
The nucleotide sequence above comes from bacterium. Encoded proteins:
- a CDS encoding molybdopterin cofactor-binding domain-containing protein, producing the protein MAVSSLFGASIRRREDPRLITGQATYTDDLRLPGMVYASIVRSPHAHARITRIDAAAARKHPGVVAVFTGRDLEGKINPIPTAWLIPNSDLKTPPHPALAVDRVRYAGDGVAVVVAEDPYAARDAAALVRVDYEPLPAIVNQEKAVAAGAPQLHAEAPQNVAFTWKLAGGDAKAAFAEAERDGVVVRQRFVNQRLIPNAMETRSVVAKYASGSGELTVWYTTQNPHIARFLMSVVTGIPEHKIRVVAPEVGGGFGSKIPFYPDEAIVAFCAKATGRPVKWTEERRENYLATIHGRDHITDLEIAARRDGTLLGLRGKTWANLGAYLSTAAPGVPTILHGLMLTGCYTIPNLEYQVVGVFTNTTPVDAYRGAGRPEATYLIERMTDLVAAKLGADPAALRRKNFIRADQFPYTTVEGLSYDSGNYAPALDKALELIDYTRLRDVQKQGPKDNRYLGLGLSTYTEICGMGPSAVVGSTGFQGGLWESATLRLHPTGKATVYTGTSPHGQGEETTFAQIVGDQLGLPVEDIDVIHGDTAAVSMGWGTYGSRTTVVGGGAIAIAAQRVRDKAAKIAAHLLEAAEGDLVFEGGRFSVRGSPDRAKTIQDVALQAHLAWNLPSGVEPNLEASAAYDPPNFTFPFGTHAAAVKVDADTGEVELRRYVAVDDCGRVINPLIVDGQVHGGIVQGVAQALHEGAAYDANGQLLSDSMVQYAVPRARMFPRFVTGRTETPSPHNPIGVKGVGETGTIASTPAIVNAVMDALKSFGVTHIDMPLTPERIWAAIHKQSHKKAEVKDR
- a CDS encoding xanthine dehydrogenase family protein subunit M, producing MIPAPFEYHAPTTVKEAIGLLERHGDDAKLLAGGHSLLPIMKFRLAQPKVVVDIGRIGGLDKIAAKGSAITIGALVTHDAVEMSEALQKQCPLLPETASVIGDMQVRNRGTIGGSLAHADPAADYPGAILALGAEIVATGPKGDRTIPAKDFFVEMLTTALTPTEIITEVRVPATGKSVAYLKHPHPASGYAVVGVAVVLQMSGGTCEKIAVGINGVAGKAYRAAAVEKALTGKTLDEKTVAGAASHAADGADVQSDLYASSEFRAHLATVYTKRAILKAASRA